A region from the Paenibacillus humicola genome encodes:
- a CDS encoding phosphosulfolactate synthase: protein MKSIPRQAWPSELHDPSGLRHSGGSESPFHRQAGRGQTMVIDKGLGRSAFTDLLETAGRYIDCIKFGFGTAPLYSTELLLSKIELAKRCGIVVMPGGTLLETAVQQNVAGDFFDSVCRLGFDGIEVSDGTIDLPRSRRTELIKEGCRRGLRVVTEYGKKLSGSLIDAEELAATADADWVAGAELVTVEARESGVGVGLFDENGACHDDALESVCRAMGDVSQLMWEAPLKHQQVLLLNTFGPGVHLGNIPPGEAFSLETMRRGLRSDTFQFGIRGEAAQYMI, encoded by the coding sequence ATGAAGTCCATTCCACGCCAAGCATGGCCCTCCGAACTGCACGATCCGAGCGGCCTCCGCCATTCGGGCGGCTCCGAGTCTCCGTTTCACCGGCAGGCCGGACGCGGTCAAACGATGGTCATCGATAAGGGGCTCGGACGCAGCGCCTTCACCGATCTGCTGGAAACAGCCGGCCGCTACATCGACTGCATTAAATTCGGCTTCGGTACGGCCCCTCTATATTCGACCGAGCTGCTGCTCAGCAAAATTGAGTTAGCCAAACGGTGCGGAATCGTCGTCATGCCCGGCGGCACGCTGCTTGAGACGGCCGTGCAGCAAAATGTAGCCGGCGATTTCTTTGATTCGGTCTGCAGGCTCGGCTTTGACGGCATCGAGGTGTCCGACGGCACGATCGATCTGCCGCGCAGCCGCCGGACCGAGCTGATCAAGGAAGGCTGCAGGCGGGGCCTTCGCGTCGTAACGGAATACGGAAAAAAACTAAGCGGATCGTTAATCGATGCGGAGGAGCTGGCCGCGACGGCGGACGCGGACTGGGTCGCCGGGGCCGAGTTGGTCACGGTGGAAGCCCGCGAATCCGGCGTCGGCGTCGGCCTGTTCGACGAGAACGGCGCATGCCATGACGATGCGCTTGAATCGGTGTGCCGCGCAATGGGCGACGTCAGCCAGCTGATGTGGGAAGCGCCGCTGAAGCACCAGCAGGTGCTGCTGCTGAACACGTTCGGCCCCGGCGTCCATCTCGGCAACATCCCGCCCGGGGAAGCATTTTCGCTTGAAACGATGCGCCGCGGGCTGCGCTCGGATACGTTCCAATTCGGCATCCGCGGCGAAGCGGCGCAATATATGATCTGA
- a CDS encoding M24 family metallopeptidase — protein MANVRVAGVKEKLASLQIDGLLVTNPVNRRYLSGFTGTSGYLLISGGGNWLLTDFRYMTQASDQASGFTVVKHGTRMIDSVKELAASAGIKKLGFEQEHVVFADYAAWKTALDGVELVPVSGIVEQLRVIKDTTELAIMRDAAALADETFRHILGFIQPGVRETDVALEMETYMRARGASSTSFQTIVASGERSALPHGVASDKVIGKGELVTLDFGAYFGGYCSDLTRTVMVGAPSDRHKEIYDIVLEAQLTALAGIKPGMTGREADALARDVIVKYGYGEQFGHSTGHGLGIEIHEEPRLSANSDQSLEPGMTVTVEPGIYIPGFGGVRIEDDIVITPDGNALLTSSPKEFIVLG, from the coding sequence ATGGCGAACGTACGAGTTGCCGGAGTGAAGGAGAAGCTGGCGTCGCTGCAGATCGACGGCCTGCTGGTGACGAATCCGGTCAATCGCCGGTATTTGAGCGGATTTACGGGAACGTCCGGCTATTTGTTGATTTCGGGCGGCGGTAACTGGCTGTTGACCGATTTCCGTTACATGACGCAGGCATCCGACCAGGCATCCGGCTTTACCGTCGTGAAGCACGGAACCCGGATGATCGATTCGGTCAAAGAGCTGGCGGCATCCGCGGGCATCAAGAAGCTGGGCTTCGAGCAGGAGCATGTCGTGTTCGCCGATTACGCCGCCTGGAAGACGGCGTTGGACGGGGTTGAGCTGGTCCCCGTGTCCGGCATCGTTGAGCAGCTGCGCGTAATCAAGGATACAACCGAGCTTGCCATTATGCGCGATGCCGCGGCGCTCGCGGACGAAACGTTCCGCCATATTCTCGGCTTTATTCAGCCCGGTGTCCGCGAGACGGACGTCGCGCTTGAGATGGAGACGTATATGCGCGCGCGCGGAGCTTCCTCGACCTCGTTTCAGACGATCGTCGCGTCGGGCGAACGCTCCGCGCTGCCGCACGGCGTCGCCAGCGATAAGGTCATCGGGAAGGGCGAGCTCGTCACGCTCGATTTCGGCGCTTATTTCGGCGGCTACTGCTCCGACCTGACGCGCACCGTCATGGTCGGCGCTCCTTCGGACCGGCACAAGGAAATTTACGACATTGTGCTGGAAGCGCAGCTTACGGCGCTTGCCGGCATCAAGCCGGGCATGACCGGCCGCGAAGCCGACGCGCTGGCACGCGACGTGATCGTCAAATACGGCTACGGCGAACAGTTCGGGCACAGCACCGGCCACGGGCTCGGGATCGAGATCCACGAGGAGCCGCGCCTGTCCGCAAACAGCGATCAGTCGCTTGAACCCGGCATGACGGTAACGGTTGAACCCGGCATTTACATTCCGGGTTTCGGCGGCGTCCGCATTGAGGACGATATCGTAATTACGCCGGACGGAAACGCGTTGTTGACCTCGTCTCCGAAAGAGTTTATCGTTTTGGGATGA
- the spoIIIAG gene encoding stage III sporulation protein AG, with translation MAKWLEGLESAVGGGSGGPGGPKRVKTLRWLLIIGGIGAALMLMNSFLTFRQVDPNRQQEQQPASSAPASEQTALFGQDGGGSDPFQTIELTLQNRLKEILENIVGVGSVDVLVTVDSTDETVYEQNENETQQVTDENDKNGGKRHITSITKGGQVVLYETSGGQSPIVTKRIKPDIRGVLIVAKGAENATVRQIIMDAVEKGLDVPVNRISVVPRKHQS, from the coding sequence TTGGCGAAATGGCTGGAAGGGCTCGAGTCTGCCGTCGGCGGCGGGTCGGGCGGGCCGGGCGGACCGAAACGGGTGAAAACGCTGCGGTGGCTGCTTATCATCGGAGGAATCGGCGCCGCACTGATGCTGATGAATTCCTTCCTGACGTTCCGCCAGGTCGATCCGAACCGTCAGCAGGAGCAGCAGCCCGCTTCGTCCGCACCGGCATCTGAACAAACGGCGTTATTCGGACAGGATGGGGGCGGCTCGGATCCGTTTCAGACAATCGAGCTGACCCTGCAGAACAGGCTGAAGGAAATATTGGAAAATATTGTCGGCGTCGGTTCCGTCGACGTGCTCGTGACCGTCGATTCGACCGACGAAACCGTCTACGAGCAGAACGAAAACGAGACGCAGCAGGTGACGGACGAGAACGACAAAAACGGCGGAAAGCGCCATATTACCTCAATTACGAAAGGCGGCCAGGTCGTGCTGTACGAAACATCGGGCGGCCAGTCGCCGATCGTCACGAAACGCATCAAGCCGGATATCCGCGGCGTGCTCATCGTCGCCAAAGGCGCGGAGAACGCCACGGTAAGGCAAATCATTATGGATGCCGTAGAAAAGGGCCTTGACGTTCCGGTCAACCGAATTTCGGTTGTGCCGAGAAAGCATCAATCGTAA
- the spoIIIAF gene encoding stage III sporulation protein AF yields MLTWLARWLEQIIAVVLLAGFIDLLLPNKAMQRYVRLVAGLLILLTILSPVVRMLQGDFTTKLDESLEGWFDTSSSVSDLKMPTLQDIERGAMSLRSSQQASAEALAERKLAEAMKEQVAARTGLAVESVAVKLDDSRKDSPKVASVTVTLAARDEGTDSPGAASGTPDGGPGTDGSSASDSAAGQQGSSAGGGDIEPVKPVTVTVTSEASGDDDSVPAFGNGEDDKPAGGAAAGAVKRVLSEGWAVDPGAVIVRQAQAADGGK; encoded by the coding sequence ATGCTGACCTGGCTGGCAAGGTGGCTCGAGCAAATCATCGCGGTCGTGCTGCTGGCCGGTTTTATCGACCTGCTGCTGCCGAACAAAGCGATGCAGCGGTACGTGCGGCTGGTAGCCGGGCTGCTGATCCTGCTCACGATTTTGTCGCCGGTCGTCCGCATGCTGCAGGGCGATTTCACGACCAAACTGGACGAGTCGCTGGAAGGCTGGTTCGATACGTCATCCTCCGTCTCCGATTTGAAAATGCCGACGCTGCAGGACATCGAGCGCGGAGCGATGTCGCTCCGCAGCAGCCAGCAGGCGTCGGCGGAGGCGCTCGCCGAGCGCAAGCTGGCGGAGGCGATGAAGGAGCAGGTCGCGGCCCGCACCGGACTTGCCGTCGAGAGCGTCGCGGTGAAACTGGACGATTCGCGCAAGGATTCGCCGAAGGTCGCGTCGGTCACGGTGACGCTAGCCGCACGCGATGAAGGCACGGATTCTCCCGGCGCAGCGTCCGGTACGCCGGACGGCGGCCCGGGAACGGACGGGTCATCCGCATCCGATTCCGCTGCCGGGCAGCAAGGAAGCTCGGCCGGCGGCGGAGATATTGAACCGGTGAAACCGGTAACCGTGACGGTGACGAGCGAAGCTTCCGGCGATGACGACAGCGTTCCCGCCTTCGGGAACGGCGAGGATGACAAACCGGCCGGCGGAGCCGCGGCGGGAGCCGTCAAGCGGGTGCTGAGCGAAGGCTGGGCGGTCGACCCGGGCGCCGTGATCGTGCGGCAGGCTCAAGCGGCGGACGGCGGCAAGTAA
- a CDS encoding YqhV family protein, translated as MLNKIVLSMASLRVLSGSLEIIAALIMLRLNQIDKALIVNSSLALVGPIVLITTTTLGLIGLSDKLSMGKMLWVVAGVACILTGVLKK; from the coding sequence GTGTTAAACAAAATCGTATTAAGCATGGCGTCGCTCCGCGTGCTGTCCGGTTCGCTGGAAATTATCGCGGCGCTGATCATGCTGCGGCTCAATCAGATCGACAAAGCGCTGATCGTCAATTCTTCGCTTGCGCTGGTCGGCCCGATCGTGCTCATCACGACGACGACGCTCGGCCTGATCGGCCTGTCGGATAAACTGTCGATGGGAAAAATGCTGTGGGTCGTCGCGGGCGTCGCGTGCATTTTGACGGGCGTGTTAAAAAAGTGA
- a CDS encoding aspartate kinase, with product MSLIVMKFGGSSVGTIERMQRVARRIADYMEAGHRVAVVVSAMGDTTDDLIDQSKQLNPNPPAREMDMLLTTGEQMSVALLSMAIHQLGREAVSLTGWQAGFRTEPVHSKARITDIRPDRILRALDEGKAVVVAGFQGMTEDGEITTFGRGGSDTTAVALAAAIQADVCEIFTDVDGVYSTDPRIVKNARKLAEISYDEMLELANLGAAVLHPRAVEYAKHHNVKLIVRSSFTHNEGTTVKEEAVMEQGVVVRGIAYDKDVARISILGVEDVPGVLAKVFGALASSGIDVDIIVQSGVQDGKADFAFTVSRGDAASAIGIVESIRSEVPYREVTSEQDLVKVSIVGAGMVSNPGVAAKMFEAIYKLGVSIKMVSTSEIRLSCIIAAEPVQEVVRALHTAYGLDTTEQAFVGGPQERR from the coding sequence TTGTCGCTTATAGTCATGAAATTCGGCGGCAGTTCCGTCGGCACGATCGAGCGGATGCAGCGAGTAGCCAGACGAATTGCCGATTATATGGAGGCCGGCCACCGGGTCGCCGTTGTCGTTTCCGCCATGGGCGACACGACCGACGACCTGATTGACCAGTCGAAGCAGCTGAACCCGAATCCGCCCGCGCGCGAAATGGATATGCTGCTGACGACCGGCGAGCAAATGTCGGTCGCCCTGCTTTCCATGGCCATACATCAGCTGGGCCGCGAGGCCGTATCGCTGACAGGCTGGCAGGCGGGCTTCCGTACGGAGCCGGTGCACAGCAAAGCTCGGATTACCGATATACGCCCGGACCGGATTTTGCGCGCGCTGGACGAGGGGAAAGCCGTTGTCGTCGCGGGCTTCCAGGGCATGACGGAGGACGGGGAAATCACGACGTTCGGAAGAGGCGGTTCCGATACGACGGCCGTTGCGCTGGCGGCGGCGATTCAGGCGGACGTGTGCGAAATTTTCACCGATGTGGACGGCGTTTACTCGACCGATCCGCGCATCGTCAAGAACGCACGCAAGCTCGCCGAAATATCGTACGACGAAATGCTTGAGCTGGCGAATCTCGGAGCGGCGGTGCTGCATCCGCGCGCTGTCGAATATGCGAAGCATCACAACGTAAAGCTGATCGTCCGCTCGAGCTTTACGCATAACGAGGGAACGACGGTGAAGGAGGAAGCGGTCATGGAGCAGGGGGTTGTCGTGCGCGGCATCGCCTATGACAAGGACGTGGCAAGAATCAGCATACTCGGTGTGGAGGATGTGCCGGGCGTGCTCGCGAAAGTATTCGGCGCTTTGGCGTCCAGCGGCATCGATGTCGATATTATCGTGCAGAGCGGCGTTCAGGACGGCAAAGCCGATTTTGCGTTCACCGTTTCGCGGGGCGACGCTGCAAGCGCCATCGGTATCGTCGAAAGCATCCGCAGCGAGGTGCCGTACCGCGAAGTGACCTCGGAGCAGGATTTGGTGAAGGTCTCGATCGTCGGCGCGGGCATGGTCAGCAATCCGGGCGTTGCGGCGAAAATGTTCGAGGCGATTTACAAGCTGGGGGTCAGCATTAAAATGGTCAGCACGTCCGAAATCCGCCTCTCCTGCATCATCGCGGCGGAGCCGGTTCAGGAGGTTGTCCGCGCACTGCATACCGCGTACGGGCTGGATACGACGGAGCAGGCATTCGTCGGCGGCCCGCAGGAACGCCGCTGA
- a CDS encoding 2-phosphosulfolactate phosphatase, translating into MQIEVIASVNEARADKFTHRTAIVIDVLRATSTIVAALDAGAAGVIPVETVLEARALHREGQLLAGERFGRKIPGFEFGNSPEEFGPGAAAGKRIVLTTTNGTRAVQKAMRADHLLAGSLLNATACAETAVLLKRDIVLLCSGSHDEFALEDGLCAGLFISRIRSICPSGIVADDLGIALQGLYDSAAERIGELLFSGASGKRLVKLGYGRDVEYCGRVDLSRTVPRLSGDMMVAG; encoded by the coding sequence ATGCAAATCGAAGTCATTGCCAGCGTTAATGAGGCGAGGGCGGACAAATTCACGCACCGGACGGCGATCGTCATCGATGTCCTGCGCGCGACCAGCACGATCGTCGCTGCGCTCGACGCAGGCGCGGCGGGCGTAATTCCCGTGGAAACCGTGCTGGAGGCGCGAGCGCTGCACCGCGAGGGCCAACTGCTCGCCGGGGAACGGTTCGGACGCAAAATTCCCGGCTTCGAGTTCGGCAACTCGCCGGAGGAATTCGGCCCCGGAGCTGCCGCGGGCAAACGCATCGTGCTGACGACGACGAACGGCACGCGCGCGGTGCAGAAAGCGATGCGGGCCGACCATCTGCTAGCCGGCTCGCTGCTGAACGCGACCGCCTGCGCCGAGACGGCGGTGCTGCTGAAGCGGGATATCGTGCTGCTCTGCTCCGGAAGCCACGACGAATTCGCGCTGGAAGACGGCTTGTGCGCCGGGCTGTTCATCAGCCGTATCCGCTCGATCTGCCCGTCCGGTATAGTGGCCGACGATTTGGGCATCGCGCTGCAGGGGCTGTACGACAGCGCGGCCGAGCGGATCGGCGAGCTGCTGTTCAGCGGCGCTTCCGGCAAAAGGCTCGTCAAATTGGGCTACGGCCGCGATGTCGAGTACTGCGGCCGGGTCGATCTGAGCCGGACGGTGCCGCGGCTCAGCGGGGACATGATGGTGGCGGGCTGA
- the spoIIIAC gene encoding stage III sporulation protein AC has product MNIDVSAIFQIAGIGIIIAMIHTVLKQMGKEDMAHWVTLIGFVVVLFMVVRLLNDLFQEIKTIFLFQ; this is encoded by the coding sequence ATGAACATTGATGTGAGCGCCATATTTCAAATTGCAGGCATCGGCATCATCATTGCCATGATCCATACCGTGTTGAAGCAGATGGGAAAGGAAGATATGGCGCATTGGGTTACGCTGATCGGGTTTGTCGTCGTGCTGTTTATGGTCGTGCGGCTTCTGAACGATCTGTTTCAGGAGATCAAAACGATTTTTTTGTTCCAATAA
- the spoIIIAD gene encoding stage III sporulation protein AD has translation MEMIQIVGLGLIATILIIVIREQKPMFAFLLAAFTGLFIFLYVIGKIDAVIGVLEQLADRSGIPSIYLKTILKIIGIAYIAEFGAQIVRDAGQESVASKIEFAGKVLILVMAVPIISVIVETVLGLLPAGS, from the coding sequence GTGGAAATGATTCAGATCGTCGGCCTCGGGCTCATTGCGACCATCCTGATTATCGTCATACGCGAGCAGAAGCCGATGTTCGCCTTTCTGCTCGCCGCTTTTACCGGATTGTTCATTTTTCTGTACGTCATCGGCAAAATCGACGCGGTGATCGGCGTGCTGGAGCAGCTGGCGGACCGCTCCGGCATACCGTCCATCTACTTGAAGACGATTCTGAAAATCATCGGCATCGCCTATATCGCCGAATTCGGCGCCCAGATCGTGCGGGACGCGGGTCAGGAAAGCGTCGCTTCGAAAATAGAATTTGCCGGCAAGGTGCTCATTCTCGTCATGGCCGTTCCGATTATCAGCGTCATCGTCGAGACGGTGCTCGGCCTGCTGCCGGCGGGGAGTTGA
- a CDS encoding DUF441 domain-containing protein: MSGEIILVALIIIGLIGRSPIISTAACVLLIVKLIHLQRFLPSIERRGMELGLLFLTLSVLVPFAAGRIQSKDMIGAVTSWPGILALVGGAAATYVNGKGLEMLKFDPQLIVGMVVGSIIGIIFLRGIPVGPLMAAGITAILFKVFKLLMDRF, encoded by the coding sequence ATGAGCGGTGAAATCATACTGGTGGCACTGATTATTATCGGATTGATCGGCCGTTCCCCGATCATCTCCACGGCGGCCTGCGTGCTGCTGATCGTCAAGCTCATCCATCTGCAGCGGTTTCTGCCGTCGATCGAACGGCGGGGCATGGAGCTCGGGCTGCTCTTTTTGACGCTCAGCGTGCTCGTACCCTTTGCGGCCGGGCGCATCCAATCGAAGGATATGATCGGGGCCGTGACGTCATGGCCGGGCATTCTCGCGCTGGTCGGCGGAGCGGCCGCCACCTACGTCAACGGCAAAGGGCTTGAAATGCTGAAATTCGACCCCCAGCTCATCGTGGGCATGGTCGTCGGCTCGATTATCGGCATTATTTTTTTGCGCGGCATCCCCGTCGGGCCTTTGATGGCGGCCGGCATCACCGCAATCCTGTTTAAGGTGTTCAAGCTGCTGATGGACCGGTTCTAG
- the spoIIIAA gene encoding stage III sporulation protein AA, whose amino-acid sequence MLNRVLHLLPAELGTVLAQMPERLKETVEEIRIREGRPLEVGAADGFRFIGEGGQPLLKPDEAYKPSAETCRKLLERLTDHSLYAMEEELRRGYITVPGGHRIGIAGRTVLESGAVRGIRDVGAFNVRIAREVVGAASGVLPKLLDRRRKSVYSTLVVAPPQQGKTTLIRDIARAVSGGWWGHPAAESWPGRKVGIVDERSEIAACLRGVPTFDVGPRTDVMDACPKAEGMMMLLRSMSPEVIVVDEIGREEDANAILDASHAGVSVIATAHAADFEEAKGRPAIRRLLAAGAFELAVELRRTGSGLAGAIVPVSAFKAPAAREPTHAKGGGAYG is encoded by the coding sequence ATGCTGAATCGCGTCTTGCACTTGCTGCCTGCTGAGCTCGGCACCGTTCTCGCGCAAATGCCGGAACGGCTGAAGGAGACGGTGGAGGAAATCCGGATTCGCGAAGGACGGCCCCTTGAAGTCGGCGCCGCGGACGGCTTCCGCTTCATCGGCGAAGGCGGGCAGCCGCTGCTGAAGCCGGACGAAGCGTACAAGCCGTCGGCCGAAACATGCCGGAAGCTGCTCGAACGGCTGACGGATCATTCGCTTTATGCGATGGAAGAAGAATTGCGCCGCGGTTATATTACGGTTCCGGGCGGCCACCGGATCGGCATCGCCGGCCGAACCGTACTGGAATCGGGCGCCGTCCGGGGCATCCGCGACGTCGGCGCGTTTAACGTCCGGATCGCCCGCGAGGTCGTCGGCGCGGCCTCGGGCGTGCTGCCCAAGCTGCTCGACCGGCGGCGGAAATCGGTTTACTCGACGCTGGTCGTCGCGCCTCCCCAGCAGGGAAAAACGACGCTGATCCGCGATATCGCGCGGGCCGTCAGCGGCGGATGGTGGGGGCACCCCGCCGCGGAGAGCTGGCCGGGCCGGAAGGTCGGCATTGTGGACGAGCGCTCGGAAATCGCGGCCTGCCTGCGGGGCGTGCCGACGTTCGACGTCGGACCTCGCACCGATGTGATGGACGCCTGCCCGAAGGCCGAAGGCATGATGATGCTGCTGCGCTCGATGTCGCCGGAAGTGATCGTGGTGGACGAGATCGGCCGCGAAGAGGACGCGAACGCCATTCTCGACGCCAGCCACGCCGGCGTATCCGTCATCGCGACCGCGCATGCCGCCGATTTTGAAGAGGCCAAGGGACGGCCGGCTATCCGCAGACTGCTGGCGGCGGGGGCGTTCGAGCTGGCGGTGGAGCTGCGCCGGACCGGCAGCGGCCTGGCGGGCGCGATCGTGCCCGTCTCGGCATTCAAGGCGCCGGCTGCCCGGGAGCCGACACATGCGAAAGGGGGCGGCGCTTATGGTTAA
- the spoIIIAB gene encoding stage III sporulation protein SpoIIIAB, with protein sequence MVKLIGAALILFAGTMIGFLQASRLSLRPRQIRLLIHALQRLETEIGYGYTPLPEALSRSAASLPEPAASLLTEVSERLGEADGLTFRECWERSVSRHWPSTAMRGAEQAAFIRLGAVLGASDRMDQIKHLRLAVQQLSTEEEAARDEQARYGNMCKSLGVLIAALVVILIV encoded by the coding sequence ATGGTTAAGCTGATCGGAGCGGCGCTCATCCTGTTCGCCGGCACGATGATCGGCTTCCTGCAGGCATCGCGCCTCTCTTTGCGGCCCCGCCAAATCCGGCTGCTGATCCATGCGCTGCAGCGGCTCGAAACCGAAATCGGCTACGGCTATACGCCGCTGCCGGAAGCGCTCAGCCGCTCGGCCGCATCGCTGCCGGAGCCGGCCGCTTCGCTCCTGACGGAAGTAAGCGAACGCCTTGGGGAGGCGGACGGGCTTACGTTCCGGGAGTGCTGGGAGCGGTCGGTCAGCCGCCACTGGCCTTCGACGGCGATGCGGGGAGCGGAGCAGGCGGCGTTCATCCGGCTCGGCGCCGTGCTCGGCGCCAGCGACCGCATGGATCAGATCAAACATTTGCGGCTCGCGGTGCAGCAGCTGTCGACCGAGGAAGAAGCGGCAAGAGACGAGCAGGCGCGGTACGGTAACATGTGCAAAAGCCTCGGCGTTCTCATCGCGGCGCTTGTCGTCATTTTGATCGTTTAG
- the efp gene encoding elongation factor P, whose product MISVNDFKTGLTVEVDGDIFSVIEFQHVKPGKGAAFVRSKLKNLRNGNIVEKTFRAGETIGRALIENRAVQYLYNSGSEYTFMDNETYDQFALDKKQLDWELNFLKENMTVNISSYQGEIIGITMPNSVELKVTATEPGIKGNTATGATKNATVETGLNVQVPLFINEGDMLLIDTREGKYISRA is encoded by the coding sequence GTGATCTCAGTCAACGATTTTAAAACAGGACTTACCGTCGAAGTGGACGGCGATATTTTCAGCGTCATCGAGTTTCAGCACGTTAAACCGGGCAAAGGCGCGGCGTTCGTCCGTTCGAAGCTGAAAAACCTCCGCAACGGCAACATCGTGGAGAAAACGTTCCGCGCAGGCGAAACGATCGGCCGTGCGCTGATCGAGAACCGCGCCGTGCAATATTTGTATAATTCCGGCAGCGAATATACGTTTATGGATAACGAAACGTACGACCAGTTCGCGCTCGACAAGAAGCAGCTGGATTGGGAGCTGAACTTCCTGAAAGAAAACATGACCGTCAACATTTCGAGCTACCAGGGCGAAATCATCGGCATCACGATGCCGAACAGCGTCGAGCTGAAGGTCACAGCAACAGAGCCGGGCATCAAGGGCAACACGGCGACGGGCGCGACCAAGAACGCGACGGTCGAAACCGGCCTGAACGTGCAGGTGCCGCTGTTCATCAACGAAGGCGACATGCTGCTGATCGATACGCGCGAAGGAAAGTACATCTCCCGCGCCTAA
- the spoIIIAE gene encoding stage III sporulation protein AE: MTLRLHRMFRLLRLAALPAAVLAVLLWALPAAAAPNDLTNPQVNPVQADHPAPPPTDQQPAGDGDLQDGSGPDKLQDPGAASLNRDLADEQLKGIDTEAVESYWNRLMNDYGGFFPDGKVPSFIDMVMPGGHGLKLTTVLSGLLKYVLHEVLYNGKLLVTIVILTVFSMILETLQTAFERGSVSKIAYSIIYMVVIVLTVNSFNVAIGYAKDAIGGMIQFMVAMVPLLLTLLASTGSVVTVSVLHPLIVFMIHAVGTVIYTIVFPLLFFSAVLHIASALTDKFKVTQLANVLRNIGVGLMGVMLTVFLGVISVQGASGSVADGVAMQTAKFITGNFVPVVGRTFSDAADTVMSASLLVKNSIGLAGVIILIILCAFPALKILMLALIYNVSAAAMQPLGDSPVTYCLQTIGKTLVYVFAAVAAVGLMFFLAVTIILAAGNAAAMIR; the protein is encoded by the coding sequence ATGACGCTTCGCCTGCATCGCATGTTCCGCCTGCTGCGCCTTGCGGCGCTTCCGGCGGCCGTCTTGGCCGTCCTGCTCTGGGCGCTGCCGGCGGCAGCCGCGCCGAATGATTTGACGAATCCCCAGGTGAATCCCGTACAAGCCGATCATCCGGCACCGCCGCCGACCGATCAGCAGCCGGCGGGAGACGGGGACTTACAAGACGGGAGCGGACCAGACAAGCTTCAGGATCCGGGCGCCGCGTCGCTGAACCGGGATCTGGCGGACGAACAGCTGAAAGGGATCGATACGGAAGCGGTCGAGAGCTACTGGAACCGGCTGATGAACGATTACGGGGGCTTTTTTCCGGACGGCAAAGTGCCGAGCTTTATCGATATGGTCATGCCGGGCGGACACGGGCTCAAGCTGACGACCGTGCTGTCGGGACTGCTGAAATACGTGCTGCACGAGGTGCTGTACAACGGCAAGCTGCTCGTCACGATCGTCATCCTGACCGTGTTCAGCATGATTCTCGAAACGCTCCAGACCGCGTTTGAGCGCGGCTCCGTCAGCAAGATCGCCTACAGCATCATCTACATGGTCGTCATCGTGCTGACCGTCAACAGCTTCAACGTCGCGATCGGCTACGCAAAGGACGCGATCGGCGGCATGATCCAGTTTATGGTGGCGATGGTGCCGCTGCTGCTCACGCTGCTGGCCTCGACGGGAAGCGTCGTCACCGTATCGGTGCTCCACCCGCTGATCGTCTTTATGATCCATGCCGTCGGCACCGTGATCTACACGATCGTGTTTCCGCTCTTGTTTTTCTCGGCCGTGCTGCACATCGCAAGCGCCTTAACCGACAAATTCAAGGTCACCCAGCTGGCGAACGTGCTGCGGAACATCGGCGTCGGTCTGATGGGCGTCATGCTCACGGTTTTTCTCGGCGTCATCTCGGTACAGGGAGCATCCGGCTCGGTGGCGGACGGCGTCGCGATGCAGACGGCAAAATTTATTACCGGAAACTTCGTGCCCGTCGTCGGGCGGACGTTCTCGGACGCGGCGGATACGGTCATGTCGGCCTCGCTGCTGGTCAAAAACTCGATCGGGCTTGCGGGCGTCATCATTCTCATCATTCTATGTGCTTTCCCGGCGCTCAAAATATTGATGCTCGCCCTGATCTACAACGTTTCCGCCGCCGCGATGCAGCCGCTCGGCGACAGTCCGGTCACCTACTGCCTGCAGACGATCGGCAAAACGCTCGTCTATGTCTTCGCCGCCGTCGCCGCGGTCGGGCTCATGTTTTTCCTGGCCGTCACGATTATTCTCGCCGCCGGCAACGCCGCCGCCATGATCCGCTGA